In Fibrobacter sp. UWB15, the following proteins share a genomic window:
- the aroE gene encoding shikimate dehydrogenase, producing the protein MSQLKLNGKSETLCIFGHPVGHSKSPLMHNALFEALDINAAYLPYAPEPENLADAIKGFRAMKFRGANVTIPYKTPVMDLVDELSDISKFTGSVNTLYWKDGVIGGTLCGTTTDPYGCIRNLQESGVEPSNKKVALLGNGGAAKAIAYTLAEMQNQLTIVCRNREKGAALADSLNQFFNGKAPQVQVATFDEFPTVSKSIEIIINATSVGMTPNEDKSPLTEESLHSGQAVMDIVYTPPMTKLLKTAQAKGCKVVTGEGMLVHQGIESFRKWFPEETKNKTNDELAQIMRKGMQG; encoded by the coding sequence TTGAGCCAGTTGAAATTGAATGGAAAGTCCGAAACTCTCTGTATTTTTGGACATCCTGTTGGGCATAGCAAATCACCATTGATGCACAATGCCCTTTTTGAGGCATTAGACATCAATGCGGCCTATTTGCCCTACGCCCCGGAGCCCGAAAACCTGGCCGATGCCATCAAGGGTTTTAGGGCCATGAAGTTCCGCGGGGCAAACGTCACGATTCCGTACAAGACCCCGGTCATGGACCTTGTGGACGAGCTTTCGGACATTTCGAAGTTTACCGGCAGCGTCAATACGCTATACTGGAAAGATGGCGTTATCGGCGGGACCCTGTGCGGGACCACGACCGACCCCTACGGATGCATCCGCAACCTACAGGAATCGGGCGTAGAACCTTCGAACAAGAAAGTCGCCCTGCTCGGAAACGGAGGGGCCGCCAAGGCAATCGCCTACACGCTCGCCGAAATGCAGAACCAGCTCACCATCGTGTGCCGTAACCGCGAAAAAGGGGCTGCGCTCGCCGACAGCCTGAACCAGTTCTTTAACGGCAAGGCACCCCAGGTCCAAGTCGCCACGTTCGATGAATTTCCGACCGTATCCAAGAGCATCGAAATCATCATCAATGCGACCTCCGTGGGCATGACTCCAAACGAAGACAAGTCCCCCCTGACCGAAGAATCATTGCACTCAGGTCAGGCCGTGATGGACATCGTGTACACGCCGCCCATGACCAAGCTGCTAAAGACCGCCCAGGCAAAAGGCTGCAAGGTCGTTACCGGCGAAGGCATGTTGGTACACCAGGGTATCGAAAGCTTTAGAAAGTGGTTCCCCGAAGAAACTAAAAACAAGACGAACGACGAACTCGCACAGATTATGCGTAAAGGAATGCAGGGTTAA
- a CDS encoding glycosyltransferase → MPTASNSTKFKASDVLDTRPAIFGRTVTSTFKKMFGFKHQPPGNLRTGMIPPIVFGSLILNIPKLLKLRSYLKKERKQHPADDVRILFYSDNLDETNGIANNLRNVIPYMRAHGMHAFLAGNAFNTRPCGVVENGYCILLPRLFSMEQLGYANSELAIPRVGPVLRLLKRYPVDLIEFETPSPGAWLVCFCAKVAGIKVFSHYRTDVPTYTRTLVKAKWMFHFVLWLMKIFYGMTKPVVSPCKDYAKILTTQLKVPENKVQILPRGLPLEKFSPAMRGKGVWEKYNGATEAIQNENRKVRFSFIGRISKEKNLEFLNGVWKKFAEKHNDVELMYVGYGWYLEEIKKFFEGDNSVHFAGEQGGETLASLYADSDFFLFPSVTDTFGNVVVEAMSTGTPAIVSNYGGPHDIVMDEAAGRILPIDEDAWLNALEDARKLYLEQPETYAKMREVAHERSLKYTMESSTKAQFEFFRKLKREAYGI, encoded by the coding sequence ATGCCGACTGCGTCAAATTCAACAAAGTTTAAAGCCTCCGACGTTTTAGATACGCGTCCGGCTATCTTTGGACGCACCGTCACGAGCACCTTCAAGAAGATGTTCGGTTTCAAGCACCAGCCCCCCGGAAATCTGCGCACGGGCATGATTCCGCCTATTGTTTTCGGCTCACTCATTCTAAACATCCCCAAGCTCTTAAAGCTCCGCTCTTACCTGAAAAAGGAACGCAAGCAGCACCCCGCCGACGACGTACGAATCCTTTTCTATTCGGACAATCTGGATGAAACGAACGGAATCGCGAACAACCTGAGAAACGTGATTCCCTACATGCGCGCCCACGGCATGCACGCGTTTCTCGCCGGGAACGCCTTCAACACGCGCCCCTGCGGTGTCGTCGAAAACGGCTACTGTATTTTACTCCCGCGCCTGTTCAGCATGGAACAGCTCGGGTATGCGAACAGCGAACTTGCCATTCCACGCGTGGGCCCGGTACTTCGCCTGCTCAAGCGCTACCCCGTCGACTTGATTGAATTTGAAACGCCGAGTCCGGGCGCTTGGCTCGTATGCTTCTGCGCCAAAGTTGCCGGCATCAAAGTCTTTAGCCATTACCGCACCGACGTTCCGACTTACACCCGCACGCTCGTGAAAGCAAAATGGATGTTCCACTTTGTTCTCTGGCTCATGAAGATTTTCTACGGCATGACCAAGCCCGTCGTTAGCCCCTGCAAGGACTACGCCAAGATTCTCACGACGCAGTTGAAGGTGCCCGAAAACAAGGTGCAGATTTTGCCCCGCGGTCTCCCGCTCGAAAAGTTCTCGCCAGCCATGCGCGGCAAGGGCGTCTGGGAAAAGTACAACGGCGCAACCGAGGCAATCCAGAACGAAAACCGCAAGGTGCGATTCTCGTTCATCGGGCGCATTTCTAAAGAAAAGAACTTGGAATTCTTGAACGGAGTCTGGAAAAAATTTGCAGAAAAACACAACGACGTAGAGCTCATGTACGTAGGCTACGGCTGGTACCTCGAAGAAATCAAGAAGTTCTTTGAAGGCGACAACAGCGTGCACTTTGCAGGCGAACAGGGCGGAGAAACACTCGCAAGCCTTTACGCCGATTCCGACTTCTTCTTGTTCCCGAGCGTTACTGACACATTCGGAAACGTGGTCGTCGAAGCCATGTCTACAGGCACGCCCGCGATCGTGAGCAATTACGGCGGCCCGCACGACATCGTGATGGATGAAGCCGCAGGCCGAATCTTGCCGATTGACGAAGACGCCTGGCTGAACGCATTGGAAGATGCCCGCAAGCTGTACCTGGAGCAGCCCGAAACCTACGCCAAAATGCGCGAGGTCGCACATGAACGCAGCCTCAAGTACACCATGGAATCTTCGACCAAGGCCCAGTTCGAATTCTTCAGGAAGCTGAAACGCGAAGCATACGGGATATGA
- the hisA gene encoding phosphoribosylformimino-5-aminoimidazole carboxamide ribotide isomerase, which produces MTKFRPCIDLHDGRVKQIVGSSLNDSGTGLKTNFETDRSPAWFAELYKKDGIKGGHVIMLGKGNEDAAKAALAAYPGGLQVGGGITAENAKEYLDAGASHVIVTSWIFPEGKLGRERLELLSKTVGKEHLVLDLSCKRVSSAKKKQFVPDDEIDDPDEAHPRWKIATNRWQTLIDIEVNEETLEDLSRYCDEFLIHAADVEGKQQGMDDELIMFLAEHSPIPCTYAGGAKSLEDLKHCKQISNGTIDLTIGSALDLFGGKGVKYADCVKFNKV; this is translated from the coding sequence ATGACAAAGTTTCGCCCATGCATTGACCTGCACGACGGACGTGTAAAGCAGATTGTAGGCAGCTCGCTGAATGACAGCGGCACGGGTCTCAAGACGAATTTTGAAACGGACCGCTCCCCCGCCTGGTTCGCAGAACTCTATAAGAAAGATGGCATTAAGGGCGGCCATGTAATTATGCTCGGCAAAGGGAACGAAGACGCCGCAAAAGCAGCACTCGCCGCCTACCCTGGCGGACTGCAAGTAGGCGGCGGCATTACCGCCGAGAATGCAAAGGAATATCTGGATGCAGGCGCATCTCATGTAATCGTAACGAGCTGGATTTTCCCCGAAGGCAAGTTGGGCCGCGAACGTTTGGAATTGCTTTCTAAAACGGTCGGCAAGGAACACCTGGTGCTCGATTTAAGCTGCAAACGTGTGAGTTCCGCGAAGAAAAAGCAATTTGTCCCCGACGACGAAATCGACGATCCGGACGAAGCACACCCCCGCTGGAAAATCGCCACGAACCGCTGGCAAACTTTAATTGACATCGAAGTCAACGAGGAAACGCTCGAAGACCTTTCGCGCTACTGCGACGAATTCCTGATTCACGCCGCCGATGTCGAAGGAAAGCAGCAGGGCATGGATGACGAACTGATTATGTTCCTCGCCGAGCACAGTCCCATTCCTTGCACCTACGCCGGCGGCGCCAAGTCGCTTGAAGACTTAAAGCACTGCAAACAAATTTCTAACGGAACGATTGATCTCACCATCGGATCGGCCTTGGACCTGTTCGGTGGCAAAGGAGTGAAGTATGCCGACTGCGTCAAATTCAACAAAGTTTAA
- a CDS encoding fibrobacter succinogenes major paralogous domain-containing protein has protein sequence MRNYLFGISLLALSGSLLFWACSSENGYTHDVNSIVDLENESDDELTDSAEVSEFDGIPEAKDGVLYFQQPGTSTSMPKRKSSSSSAVLESSSSVVASSSSAVNPISSSSSVVASSSSATLASSSDILESSSADAVINVWDWSILAKDYLNPNIVYDLVVDTRDWQVYHVVNIANRRWMAQNLNYNGEKVEGESWCYDDIEQHCEVTGRLYTWKAAKVACPEGWSLPSPQEWQELLDSCGSTSAAGRILKSTIGWFKNGFGNDGNGTDSLGFSAIPAGLRSTDGKYSELGNAARFWTSKGDTYADYVSMYYADRAAWSYHYVDMGFSVRCIEVLTE, from the coding sequence TTGAGAAACTATTTGTTTGGAATATCGCTGCTTGCGCTTTCGGGTTCACTGCTTTTTTGGGCGTGTTCCAGTGAAAACGGTTATACGCACGATGTCAATTCCATTGTGGATCTCGAAAATGAGTCTGATGACGAGTTGACGGATTCCGCCGAGGTTTCTGAATTTGACGGAATCCCCGAGGCAAAAGACGGTGTTCTGTACTTCCAGCAGCCAGGGACTTCGACTTCAATGCCCAAAAGGAAATCGTCATCCTCATCTGCTGTTTTGGAGTCGTCCTCTTCGGTTGTAGCGAGCTCGTCTTCTGCCGTTAATCCGATTTCCTCATCCTCTTCGGTTGTTGCAAGTTCATCTTCTGCCACCCTGGCATCTTCTTCTGATATATTGGAATCTTCATCTGCTGATGCTGTTATCAATGTGTGGGACTGGAGTATTTTGGCAAAAGACTATTTGAATCCCAATATTGTATACGATTTGGTAGTTGATACACGTGACTGGCAAGTATACCATGTCGTGAATATTGCAAACCGCAGGTGGATGGCGCAGAACCTGAACTATAATGGCGAAAAAGTGGAAGGTGAAAGTTGGTGCTATGATGATATAGAACAACATTGCGAAGTGACGGGACGCCTTTATACGTGGAAAGCGGCAAAGGTTGCGTGCCCTGAGGGTTGGAGTTTGCCTTCTCCGCAAGAATGGCAGGAGTTGCTTGATTCTTGTGGTAGCACTAGTGCAGCGGGCCGAATTTTGAAATCAACGATTGGGTGGTTTAAGAACGGTTTCGGTAACGATGGAAACGGTACGGATTCATTAGGCTTTTCGGCTATTCCTGCTGGCTTGAGGTCCACGGATGGGAAGTATAGCGAATTGGGCAATGCGGCTCGTTTCTGGACGAGTAAGGGCGACACTTATGCTGATTATGTGTCTATGTATTACGCAGATAGGGCTGCGTGGTCGTATCATTACGTAGACATGGGCTTTTCGGTTCGCTGTATAGAGGTCCTGACGGAATAG
- the aroB gene encoding 3-dehydroquinate synthase, with protein sequence MNKHIFFTGFMASGKSRTGRALAERLNRPYVDTDAVIVERAGKTISEIFEQDGEAKFREMEREVVAEFAKKETPHIISLGGGALTQPDNLKVIRENGTIIRLWAKPEVLSERIGRKNTRPLLANLSDEERLEKIKVMLKEREKNYANADFSVESSDEYTEDHVIERILYILNFWNSHALDVCPSSGGRYPIFIGKNIIPETGVLLESLKLTPNHDFLVCTDTNIAKVQSQMIGELRGQAGRCPIFKFQAGEKNKTLHNLNQLFSFMLHRGYTRKSCLLQFSGGVVGDMAGFGAATYQRGIPFIQFPTTLLSMVDSSVGGKVAVNHPEGKNMIGAFYQPKAVVCDLAVLSTLPETEYLAGLAEIVKYGVIYDEEFFRYMEENVERIKAHDLDVLKHLIYRSCAIKAEVVGIDEKEAGLRAILNYGHTFGHAIENLTHYSVFTHGIAVSLGMRVAARAAVLLGKISAEEEARQNKLLDDLGFPKKYDIDTEAAWDAMAVDKKAEKGKRVYILPTKIGEVEKVSNIDKDIITQSWGAIK encoded by the coding sequence ATGAACAAGCACATCTTTTTCACCGGATTCATGGCAAGTGGAAAATCCCGCACCGGACGCGCCCTGGCAGAACGGTTAAACCGCCCCTACGTGGATACCGACGCCGTTATCGTCGAACGCGCAGGTAAAACCATCAGCGAAATCTTTGAACAGGACGGCGAAGCCAAGTTCCGCGAAATGGAACGCGAAGTCGTTGCCGAATTTGCAAAGAAAGAAACCCCGCACATCATTTCTTTGGGCGGTGGCGCACTCACGCAGCCGGACAACCTCAAGGTCATCCGCGAAAACGGCACCATCATTCGTCTGTGGGCAAAGCCCGAAGTGCTTTCGGAACGCATTGGCCGCAAGAACACGCGCCCGTTGCTTGCCAACTTGAGCGACGAAGAACGCCTCGAAAAAATCAAGGTGATGCTCAAGGAACGCGAAAAGAATTATGCGAACGCCGATTTTAGCGTGGAAAGTTCCGACGAATACACCGAAGACCACGTAATCGAACGCATCCTGTACATCTTGAATTTCTGGAACAGCCATGCGCTGGACGTGTGCCCGAGCAGCGGCGGACGCTACCCCATTTTTATCGGCAAGAACATTATTCCCGAAACAGGCGTTTTGCTTGAAAGCCTCAAGCTCACGCCGAATCATGATTTCTTGGTCTGCACCGACACAAACATCGCCAAGGTACAAAGCCAGATGATTGGCGAACTGAGAGGCCAGGCCGGACGCTGCCCGATTTTCAAGTTCCAGGCCGGCGAAAAGAACAAGACGCTTCACAACCTGAACCAGCTGTTCAGCTTTATGCTCCACCGCGGCTACACCCGCAAAAGCTGCCTGTTGCAGTTTAGCGGTGGCGTGGTCGGCGATATGGCAGGCTTCGGTGCTGCCACCTACCAGCGCGGCATTCCGTTCATCCAGTTCCCGACAACTCTTTTGAGCATGGTCGATAGTTCCGTGGGCGGGAAAGTTGCCGTGAACCACCCCGAAGGCAAGAACATGATTGGCGCATTCTACCAGCCCAAAGCGGTGGTCTGCGACCTCGCCGTGCTCAGCACCTTGCCCGAAACGGAATACCTGGCGGGCCTTGCCGAAATCGTGAAGTACGGCGTGATTTACGACGAAGAATTCTTCCGCTATATGGAAGAAAATGTCGAGCGTATCAAGGCTCACGACCTCGACGTACTCAAGCACCTGATTTACCGCAGCTGCGCCATCAAGGCCGAAGTCGTCGGCATCGACGAAAAGGAAGCGGGACTTCGTGCTATTTTGAATTACGGGCATACCTTCGGGCATGCTATCGAAAACTTGACGCACTACAGCGTGTTCACCCACGGCATCGCCGTGTCGCTTGGCATGCGCGTGGCCGCCCGCGCGGCAGTTCTCCTCGGCAAAATCAGCGCCGAAGAAGAAGCTCGTCAGAACAAACTCTTGGACGACCTCGGATTCCCGAAGAAATACGATATCGATACGGAAGCCGCATGGGACGCCATGGCTGTTGACAAGAAGGCAGAAAAGGGCAAGCGTGTATACATCTTGCCCACTAAGATTGGAGAAGTTGAAAAAGTAAGCAACATCGATAAAGATATCATTACTCAAAGCTGGGGAGCTATTAAGTAA
- a CDS encoding GDP-mannose 4,6-dehydratase: MSILVTGGTGALGYHILSSLVGTTHDLYSFSDEQPQPWQKVEGVEYLNGDLLNFKHMQDVIQFVQPTHIYHLASQSSVGLSYKKPYETLNINLLGTQNLLEAVRQNCPKAKVMLLSSSEIYGRTDHQLTYLHKESDAPNPLTPYATSKACMELLGNQFKNAYGLHVVFARPFHFTGPHHSRRFVIPSITYQLVKIKYYGAEPTIYSGSLDISRDVIDVRDVARGMIQLLNQSEPGEAYNLCCGKSYTFRELTEMLVDIAEVSVDFRFDPGYERSNDIPLLIGDPTKAMNMGWKPMISVEDSLTDLFNEMVLRRRTELKLGMGQDLRL, from the coding sequence ATGAGTATTCTTGTAACTGGTGGAACAGGAGCCCTGGGCTACCACATTCTGTCGAGCCTTGTGGGAACCACCCACGATCTGTACAGTTTTAGCGACGAACAGCCGCAGCCCTGGCAGAAAGTCGAAGGCGTCGAATACCTGAACGGCGACTTGCTGAACTTCAAACACATGCAAGACGTGATTCAGTTCGTGCAGCCCACGCACATTTACCACCTGGCGAGTCAATCGTCGGTGGGGCTCAGCTACAAGAAACCATACGAAACGCTGAACATCAACTTGCTCGGCACGCAGAACTTGCTCGAAGCCGTGCGCCAGAATTGTCCCAAAGCTAAAGTGATGCTTCTGAGTTCAAGTGAAATCTATGGTCGCACCGATCATCAGCTTACCTACTTGCACAAAGAATCGGACGCCCCGAATCCGCTTACGCCTTATGCAACCTCCAAAGCCTGCATGGAACTTTTGGGCAACCAGTTCAAGAACGCTTACGGACTGCACGTGGTTTTTGCCCGCCCCTTCCACTTTACGGGCCCGCACCACAGTCGCCGTTTCGTAATTCCCTCGATTACCTACCAGCTTGTCAAAATCAAGTATTACGGTGCAGAGCCGACCATTTATTCGGGCAGTCTCGACATTAGCCGCGACGTAATCGATGTGCGCGATGTGGCACGCGGCATGATTCAACTTTTGAACCAATCTGAACCGGGCGAAGCCTACAATCTTTGCTGCGGCAAGTCTTACACCTTCCGCGAACTCACCGAAATGCTCGTCGACATCGCAGAAGTCAGCGTCGACTTCCGTTTTGACCCCGGTTACGAACGCAGTAACGACATTCCGCTTTTGATTGGCGACCCCACCAAGGCAATGAACATGGGTTGGAAGCCGATGATTAGCGTCGAAGACAGCCTGACCGACCTGTTCAACGAAATGGTATTACGCCGTCGTACAGAACTCAAACTCGGCATGGGACAAGACTTGAGACTGTAA
- a CDS encoding A/G-specific adenine glycosylase: MSVAIKNMDKAILKYLRDWFRKNAAELPWRLSDLDAPRDPYAVWISETMLQQTQVSTVRDYFTRWMKRFPDVETLVKASEEEVFNYWQGLGYYSRARNILKTARLIAERKEFPRTRRELEALPGIGAYTAGAILSLAYHEREAILDGNLVRIFSRLFALDFLPTDSKNALTTYWDYAREIADSPKAYMHNEALMELGRTVCKIKNPDCANCPLRLNCKAFAENSIVEFPPSKKHIQKDWHGTVLVIESADHKILAIHGGQKFFKNQFTLPHFESPRNATAGLPSQAEAYVNADQVTDVQNIGNFKHNITIHKMDCDVLHIRLKTKAPQHCAPELRWVNISQTQEFFANSFCLKALALLH, from the coding sequence ATGAGCGTCGCTATTAAAAACATGGATAAGGCAATCTTAAAATATTTGCGAGATTGGTTTCGTAAGAATGCGGCTGAGTTACCGTGGCGCTTGAGCGATTTAGACGCCCCCCGCGACCCGTATGCGGTGTGGATTAGCGAGACCATGCTACAGCAGACGCAGGTGTCTACCGTCCGCGACTATTTTACACGCTGGATGAAGCGATTCCCCGATGTAGAAACGCTTGTCAAAGCGTCCGAAGAAGAAGTCTTTAATTACTGGCAGGGACTAGGTTACTATAGCCGTGCAAGAAACATTTTAAAGACGGCAAGACTCATCGCAGAACGCAAAGAATTTCCCCGTACCCGTAGGGAACTTGAAGCTTTACCCGGAATCGGGGCGTACACGGCTGGGGCAATTTTAAGTCTCGCCTACCACGAGCGCGAAGCCATTCTCGATGGCAACTTGGTACGCATCTTTTCGCGACTTTTCGCACTTGACTTTTTGCCAACCGATTCCAAAAACGCGCTAACTACTTACTGGGATTACGCCCGCGAAATCGCAGATTCACCCAAGGCCTACATGCACAACGAGGCTCTCATGGAATTGGGGCGCACCGTCTGCAAAATCAAGAATCCCGATTGTGCAAATTGCCCGCTTCGCTTGAACTGCAAGGCATTCGCCGAAAACAGCATCGTCGAATTTCCGCCCAGCAAGAAACACATTCAAAAAGACTGGCACGGCACCGTACTCGTCATCGAAAGCGCCGATCACAAAATTCTAGCCATTCACGGCGGGCAAAAATTTTTCAAGAACCAGTTTACGCTACCGCATTTTGAATCACCGCGCAACGCCACCGCAGGCCTACCCTCCCAAGCCGAGGCGTACGTCAACGCAGACCAAGTTACAGACGTTCAAAACATCGGAAATTTCAAGCACAATATCACCATCCATAAAATGGATTGCGATGTTTTGCACATACGCCTTAAAACAAAGGCCCCGCAGCATTGCGCTCCAGAGCTTCGGTGGGTCAACATTTCCCAGACCCAAGAATTTTTCGC
- a CDS encoding magnesium transporter CorA family protein gives MLKKYYRIESGRLASAPNEDAADIVMMGSLSQEQRSVLVKEYEITEHTIASAFDSDELSRIEYDDDFTTIVFKKPKNYSASDNFQFRVESFGIFIFKDWVLLLTDSDIPVMDEKRFSKIDSLNTFVLRVLSYAIFHFNEHLKIINRINDELEQKLRTAMENKYLLSMFSLNKGLIYYVSALNSNDTLLKKLQIGRSLNWTENERELLDDIVIENRQSLQQAEIYANILTSMMDARASVISNNVNTLMKNLTIVTISISLPTFFASLFGMNVKLPFGMNGDATVGSPVAFWAIIAVCILSVIVFTAFWMRRK, from the coding sequence ATGCTCAAGAAGTATTACAGAATCGAATCAGGGCGCCTCGCCAGCGCTCCGAACGAAGACGCAGCCGACATCGTGATGATGGGTTCCTTGAGCCAAGAGCAACGAAGTGTGCTCGTTAAAGAGTATGAGATTACGGAACATACCATAGCCTCTGCATTCGACTCGGACGAACTTTCCCGTATTGAGTACGACGACGATTTTACGACAATCGTGTTTAAGAAGCCGAAGAACTATTCGGCAAGCGACAACTTCCAGTTCCGTGTAGAATCTTTCGGTATCTTCATTTTTAAGGATTGGGTGTTGCTTTTGACCGACTCCGACATTCCGGTAATGGACGAAAAGCGCTTTTCGAAGATTGACAGCTTGAACACTTTTGTGCTTCGCGTGTTGAGCTACGCCATCTTCCACTTCAACGAACACTTGAAGATTATCAACCGCATTAACGACGAATTGGAACAGAAACTGCGCACGGCCATGGAAAACAAGTACCTGCTTAGCATGTTCAGCTTGAACAAGGGCTTGATTTACTACGTGAGTGCTTTGAACAGCAACGACACGCTTCTTAAAAAGTTGCAGATTGGCCGTAGCCTGAACTGGACCGAAAACGAACGGGAACTGCTGGACGATATCGTCATTGAAAACCGCCAGAGCCTGCAGCAAGCTGAAATTTACGCCAACATTTTGACGTCCATGATGGATGCTCGCGCAAGTGTCATCAGCAACAATGTGAACACGCTGATGAAAAACTTGACGATTGTGACGATTTCTATTTCTCTCCCGACGTTCTTCGCTAGTTTGTTCGGTATGAACGTGAAACTGCCCTTCGGCATGAACGGAGACGCCACTGTGGGTTCGCCGGTAGCGTTCTGGGCGATTATCGCCGTGTGTATCTTGTCGGTGATTGTGTTTACCGCTTTCTGGATGCGTCGTAAATAG